From Symphalangus syndactylus isolate Jambi chromosome X, NHGRI_mSymSyn1-v2.1_pri, whole genome shotgun sequence, the proteins below share one genomic window:
- the CCNQ gene encoding cyclin-Q isoform X1 has translation MEAPEGGGGGPAARCPEGQPAPEARVHFRVARFIMEAGVKLGMRSIPIATACTIYHKFFCETNLDAYDPYLIAMSSMYLAGKVEEQHLRTRDIINVSNRYCNPGAEPLELDSRFWELRDSIVQCELLMLRVLRFQVSFQHPHKYLLHYLVSLKNWLNRHSWQRTPVAVTAWALLRDSYHGGLCLRFQAQHIAVAVLYLALQVYGVEVPAEVEAEKPWWQVFSDDLTKPIIDNIVSDLIQIYTMDTEIP, from the exons ATGGAAGCCCCGGAGGGCGGCGGAGGGGGGCCTGCAGCGCGGTGCCCCGAGGGGCAGCCGGCGCCCGAAGCCAGGGTGCACTTCCGAGTGGCGAGGTTCATCATGGAGGCAG GTGTCAAGCTAGGGATGCGGTCCATTCCCATTGCCACTGCTTGCACCATTTACCATAAGTTCTTTTGCGAGACCAACCTGGACGCCTATGACCCTTACCTGATTGCCATGTCTTCAATGTACTTGGCTGGCAAAGTGGAAGAGCAGCACCTGCGGACTCGTGACATCATCAATGTGTCCAACAG GTACTGTAACCCAGGCGCTGAGCCCCTGGAACTGGACTCCCGCTTCTGGGAGCTCCGGGACAGCATCGTGCAGTGTGAGCTTCTCATGCTGAGAGTTCTGCGCTTCCAGGTCTCCTTCCAGCATCCACACAAG TACCTGCTCCACTATCTGGTTTCCCTGAAGAACTGGCTGAACCGCCACAGCTGGCAGCGGACCCCCGTTGCCGTCACTGCCTGGGCCCTGCTGCGGGACAGCTACCACGGGGGGCTGTGCCTCCGCTTCCAGGCCCAGCACATCGCCGTGGCGGTGCTCTACCTGGCCCTGCAGGTCTACGGAGTTGAGGTGCCCGCCGAGGTCGAGGCTGAGAAGCCGTGGTGGCAG GTGTTTAGTGACGACCTTACCAAGCCAATCATTGATAATATTGTGTCTGATCTCATTCAGATTTATACCATGGACACAGAGATCCCCTAA
- the CCNQ gene encoding cyclin-Q isoform X2: MEAPEGGGGGPAARCPEGQPAPEARVHFRVARFIMEAGVKLGMRSIPIATACTIYHKFFCETNLDAYDPYLIAMSSMYLAGKVEEQHLRTRDIINVSNRYCNPGAEPLELDSRFWELRDSIVQCELLMLRVLRFQVSFQHPHKYLLHYLVSLKNWLNRHSWQRTPVAVTAWALLRDSYHGGLCLRFQAQHIAVAVLYLALQVYGVEVPAEVEAEKPWWQIYTMDTEIP, translated from the exons ATGGAAGCCCCGGAGGGCGGCGGAGGGGGGCCTGCAGCGCGGTGCCCCGAGGGGCAGCCGGCGCCCGAAGCCAGGGTGCACTTCCGAGTGGCGAGGTTCATCATGGAGGCAG GTGTCAAGCTAGGGATGCGGTCCATTCCCATTGCCACTGCTTGCACCATTTACCATAAGTTCTTTTGCGAGACCAACCTGGACGCCTATGACCCTTACCTGATTGCCATGTCTTCAATGTACTTGGCTGGCAAAGTGGAAGAGCAGCACCTGCGGACTCGTGACATCATCAATGTGTCCAACAG GTACTGTAACCCAGGCGCTGAGCCCCTGGAACTGGACTCCCGCTTCTGGGAGCTCCGGGACAGCATCGTGCAGTGTGAGCTTCTCATGCTGAGAGTTCTGCGCTTCCAGGTCTCCTTCCAGCATCCACACAAG TACCTGCTCCACTATCTGGTTTCCCTGAAGAACTGGCTGAACCGCCACAGCTGGCAGCGGACCCCCGTTGCCGTCACTGCCTGGGCCCTGCTGCGGGACAGCTACCACGGGGGGCTGTGCCTCCGCTTCCAGGCCCAGCACATCGCCGTGGCGGTGCTCTACCTGGCCCTGCAGGTCTACGGAGTTGAGGTGCCCGCCGAGGTCGAGGCTGAGAAGCCGTGGTGGCAG ATTTATACCATGGACACAGAGATCCCCTAA
- the CCNQ gene encoding cyclin-Q isoform X3, which produces MRSIPIATACTIYHKFFCETNLDAYDPYLIAMSSMYLAGKVEEQHLRTRDIINVSNRYCNPGAEPLELDSRFWELRDSIVQCELLMLRVLRFQVSFQHPHKYLLHYLVSLKNWLNRHSWQRTPVAVTAWALLRDSYHGGLCLRFQAQHIAVAVLYLALQVYGVEVPAEVEAEKPWWQVFSDDLTKPIIDNIVSDLIQIYTMDTEIP; this is translated from the exons ATGCGGTCCATTCCCATTGCCACTGCTTGCACCATTTACCATAAGTTCTTTTGCGAGACCAACCTGGACGCCTATGACCCTTACCTGATTGCCATGTCTTCAATGTACTTGGCTGGCAAAGTGGAAGAGCAGCACCTGCGGACTCGTGACATCATCAATGTGTCCAACAG GTACTGTAACCCAGGCGCTGAGCCCCTGGAACTGGACTCCCGCTTCTGGGAGCTCCGGGACAGCATCGTGCAGTGTGAGCTTCTCATGCTGAGAGTTCTGCGCTTCCAGGTCTCCTTCCAGCATCCACACAAG TACCTGCTCCACTATCTGGTTTCCCTGAAGAACTGGCTGAACCGCCACAGCTGGCAGCGGACCCCCGTTGCCGTCACTGCCTGGGCCCTGCTGCGGGACAGCTACCACGGGGGGCTGTGCCTCCGCTTCCAGGCCCAGCACATCGCCGTGGCGGTGCTCTACCTGGCCCTGCAGGTCTACGGAGTTGAGGTGCCCGCCGAGGTCGAGGCTGAGAAGCCGTGGTGGCAG GTGTTTAGTGACGACCTTACCAAGCCAATCATTGATAATATTGTGTCTGATCTCATTCAGATTTATACCATGGACACAGAGATCCCCTAA